The following are encoded in a window of Arthrobacter sp. NicSoilB4 genomic DNA:
- a CDS encoding SGNH/GDSL hydrolase family protein has protein sequence MVVLVIGDSIPFNSPDDCPGCTGFANSFAKALTTEGKGEVSVRNMSRHDGAKTQDIAKQLAVDKNLIAELGTADVVLLSFGFNDQPPYASGGSPCQSVKESDDDAAFVSGLAGTTADCIDSKTRELSALSATIFSRVRELSPKSSVGVLNSYNSWIGWEAANKYPDKVTAVAEKSAYALDAWNTALCKAAAAVKAACLDIYHAFNGADGLSPAGVLLAADYTHPSQAGNDAITKVLLASETLKTGR, from the coding sequence ATGGTAGTTCTGGTCATTGGCGATTCAATTCCTTTCAACTCTCCCGACGACTGCCCCGGCTGCACTGGTTTCGCCAACTCGTTCGCCAAGGCGCTTACTACCGAGGGCAAGGGAGAAGTATCAGTGCGGAATATGTCGCGTCACGACGGAGCCAAGACACAGGACATCGCAAAGCAGCTGGCCGTGGACAAGAATCTCATAGCCGAGTTGGGCACCGCCGACGTCGTTCTCCTGTCCTTCGGATTCAACGACCAGCCGCCATACGCTTCAGGGGGTTCGCCGTGTCAGAGCGTCAAAGAAAGCGACGACGACGCCGCTTTCGTCAGCGGACTGGCCGGCACCACTGCGGATTGTATCGACAGCAAAACCCGAGAGTTGAGTGCGCTTTCAGCCACCATCTTTTCCCGCGTCCGTGAACTTTCACCCAAAAGTTCCGTAGGGGTACTCAACTCCTACAACTCATGGATCGGATGGGAAGCCGCCAACAAATATCCGGATAAAGTCACTGCGGTTGCAGAGAAGTCAGCGTACGCGCTGGATGCTTGGAACACTGCACTTTGTAAGGCGGCCGCGGCCGTCAAGGCGGCCTGCCTCGACATTTACCATGCATTCAACGGGGCCGATGGGCTGTCTCCGGCGGGCGTCCTTCTCGCCGCTGACTACACGCATCCATCCCAGGCTGGCAATGACGCCATCACAAAGGTCCTTCTCGCAAGCGAGACGCTCAAAACCGGCCGCTGA
- a CDS encoding VOC family protein: MDMLKGEQIAEANLTDWRKLAQGLHARYLVADFGTGARFVAAVGEAGDALGHHPRVSIGNGYVDLKLITDDATYRDGEGTEHVVEWVTQLDVDLARRITEIAADHKVDADPASVSDIELGLDTARSATIAPVWAALLTGSAEAQGRGSPSDEIRDATGRVPNLWFGDAVEHETSRQRFHIEVYVAPEVAEQRIAAALAAGGTVVDASNAPSLTVIADQDGNQGIVCIDVSAAKKD; encoded by the coding sequence ATGGACATGCTGAAGGGCGAGCAGATCGCCGAGGCCAACCTGACGGACTGGCGCAAACTGGCCCAGGGACTGCATGCCCGCTATCTGGTCGCCGACTTCGGCACGGGCGCACGGTTCGTCGCCGCGGTAGGCGAGGCGGGCGACGCGCTCGGACACCACCCTCGCGTGTCGATCGGCAATGGGTACGTTGACCTCAAGCTGATCACAGACGACGCCACTTACCGCGACGGCGAGGGCACCGAACACGTCGTTGAGTGGGTGACTCAGCTGGACGTCGACCTGGCGCGACGAATCACAGAGATCGCCGCCGACCACAAGGTCGACGCCGACCCGGCATCGGTCAGCGACATCGAGCTCGGCCTCGACACGGCGCGCTCCGCGACCATCGCCCCGGTGTGGGCCGCCCTGCTGACCGGGAGCGCGGAGGCCCAGGGCCGAGGGTCCCCCAGCGACGAAATCCGGGACGCCACAGGACGGGTTCCGAACCTGTGGTTCGGGGACGCCGTCGAGCACGAGACCTCGCGTCAGCGGTTCCACATCGAGGTCTATGTGGCGCCCGAGGTGGCGGAGCAACGGATCGCCGCCGCCCTCGCCGCGGGCGGGACCGTCGTCGATGCCAGCAACGCGCCCTCGCTCACCGTGATCGCCGACCAGGACGGCAACCAGGGAATCGTATGCATCGACGTGTCCGCAGCGAAGAAAGATTGA
- a CDS encoding dihydrofolate reductase family protein has protein sequence MGKVVMYSSVSVDGFIADENDQPGPLFDWLTSGDVPLDESGELKVSQASYDYTRPYWNQVGATVVGRHVFDMTDGWDGQPPSGVDYVVVVTHRPEPEGWDPEAPFYFVDGVEAAVAKAQELAGDRIVEIAAGDVGGQVLAAGLVDEVRMDVAPVVFGSGKRYFGSVHAQHLLEDPDVVIQGNRVLHLRFQVSR, from the coding sequence ATGGGCAAAGTGGTCATGTACAGCTCGGTGTCGGTGGACGGCTTCATCGCGGACGAGAACGACCAGCCCGGACCCCTGTTCGACTGGTTGACCAGCGGTGACGTGCCGTTGGACGAGAGCGGCGAGTTGAAGGTGTCGCAGGCGTCCTACGACTACACCCGGCCGTACTGGAACCAGGTCGGGGCGACAGTCGTCGGCCGCCACGTCTTCGACATGACAGACGGCTGGGACGGACAGCCTCCGAGCGGGGTCGACTATGTGGTCGTCGTAACGCACCGGCCGGAGCCTGAGGGCTGGGACCCCGAGGCGCCGTTTTACTTCGTCGACGGCGTCGAGGCAGCCGTGGCCAAGGCGCAGGAGCTGGCGGGTGACCGCATCGTCGAGATCGCTGCTGGCGACGTCGGTGGCCAGGTGCTGGCCGCGGGGCTGGTCGACGAGGTGCGCATGGACGTCGCACCCGTCGTGTTCGGGTCCGGCAAACGCTATTTCGGGTCGGTCCACGCGCAGCACCTGTTGGAGGATCCTGACGTGGTGATTCAGGGGAACCGGGTGCTTCACCTGCGTTTTCAGGTGAGCCGTTGA
- a CDS encoding phosphodiester glycosidase family protein has protein sequence MITPNHPFRRASMAAAAVALPVAFLAPAGASSAAPGTAHQTAAVAPDPSAKLDLGAPGLPESRTVTALAPGLTRTSITRGTPNQDFFWTAEVAVPSTSPDPDAPASALSTQAQAQKVADKLIAAGVVARVEHVQSPQLADAGGDLGYRVRAGHFTAKAGGSATVAQIQSAGYKSSVIYSGWDGDEGSSENDHGLWKLEVLTIDPKEFRGDLTSSFGPNLEDRETTSQLADASGALAATNGGYFVMDPAAGAPGDPAGSAVQAGKVLSEPVGDRPSLVIDAKNETSIQRLHWHGKVTASGKAGGLSLDGLNRVPGLIRNCGGTDDTPTNLPLHDFTCTDVNEIVAFTPEFGATTPSGPGLEAVLDAQGTVTAVNNSRGTAVPAGGHTLQAVGTDADKLAALAEPGSRLTVDTELINDGGKPLRTSPTTDVVNGGPTLVENGELNVTAKRDGMVRAGDSNSFFYGWVHKRNPRTIAGVDAQGRTLLVTADGRQTTSLGLSIKEAADVARSLGMVNAINLDGGGSTAMVQGGQVVNSPSDTAGERPVGDALLVLPGRKG, from the coding sequence ATGATCACACCCAATCATCCTTTCCGCAGAGCTTCCATGGCCGCCGCGGCCGTAGCCCTGCCGGTTGCATTCCTTGCCCCCGCCGGCGCCTCTTCAGCGGCACCGGGCACCGCACATCAGACTGCTGCCGTCGCGCCGGACCCATCCGCCAAGCTCGACCTGGGCGCTCCCGGCCTCCCCGAGTCCCGCACCGTCACGGCCCTTGCCCCAGGCCTCACTCGGACATCCATCACCCGGGGAACCCCCAACCAGGACTTCTTCTGGACCGCTGAGGTTGCCGTACCGTCCACCTCCCCGGATCCGGACGCGCCGGCGTCAGCACTGTCCACGCAGGCGCAGGCCCAAAAGGTCGCCGACAAGCTCATCGCCGCGGGCGTCGTCGCCCGCGTCGAACATGTCCAGTCACCGCAGCTGGCCGACGCCGGAGGGGATCTCGGCTACCGCGTCCGTGCTGGGCATTTCACGGCCAAAGCCGGCGGCTCCGCCACTGTCGCCCAGATCCAGTCGGCCGGCTACAAATCCTCGGTGATCTACAGCGGCTGGGATGGCGACGAAGGCTCCAGCGAGAACGACCACGGGCTCTGGAAGCTGGAGGTCCTCACTATCGACCCCAAAGAATTCCGAGGCGACCTTACTTCCTCGTTCGGTCCCAACCTCGAAGACCGGGAAACGACCAGCCAGCTCGCGGACGCCTCGGGCGCCCTGGCTGCGACCAACGGCGGCTACTTCGTTATGGACCCCGCCGCCGGAGCCCCGGGCGATCCCGCAGGCTCGGCAGTTCAAGCTGGCAAGGTCCTCAGCGAGCCCGTCGGGGACCGGCCCTCCCTAGTTATCGATGCCAAGAACGAGACCTCCATCCAGCGGCTGCACTGGCACGGAAAAGTCACGGCCTCCGGGAAGGCTGGAGGGCTCTCCCTGGACGGCTTGAACCGGGTGCCGGGCCTCATCCGCAACTGCGGCGGCACCGATGACACCCCAACGAACCTGCCGCTGCACGACTTCACCTGCACGGACGTGAACGAGATCGTGGCCTTCACCCCGGAGTTCGGCGCCACCACCCCGTCCGGTCCCGGGCTTGAAGCCGTCCTCGACGCCCAGGGCACGGTCACTGCCGTCAACAACAGCCGGGGAACCGCCGTCCCGGCCGGCGGCCACACCCTGCAGGCCGTCGGGACGGACGCAGACAAGCTCGCCGCCCTGGCTGAGCCCGGCTCCAGGCTGACGGTCGACACGGAGCTCATCAACGACGGCGGAAAGCCCCTCAGGACCAGCCCCACCACCGACGTGGTCAACGGCGGACCGACACTCGTCGAAAACGGGGAGCTCAACGTGACTGCCAAGCGCGACGGCATGGTCCGCGCCGGCGACAGCAACTCCTTCTTCTACGGGTGGGTGCACAAGCGCAACCCGCGCACCATTGCAGGAGTTGACGCCCAAGGCCGCACGCTCCTGGTCACAGCCGACGGGCGCCAGACGACGTCCCTCGGACTGAGCATCAAAGAAGCCGCCGACGTCGCCCGCTCGCTCGGGATGGTCAACGCCATCAACCTCGACGGCGGAGGATCAACAGCCATGGTCCAGGGCGGCCAGGTCGTAAACTCCCCGTCTGATACGGCCGGTGAACGCCCGGTCGGAGATGCGCTCCTCGTTCTTCCCGGCCGTAAAGGCTAG
- a CDS encoding DUF3090 domain-containing protein, whose translation MPTRVHEFAWPDRVVVGTIGLPGARTFYLQVRAGKQIVSIALEKQQSALLADKIDEILDQLITVEGNPFSVPTSTPVELVDNDQLEAVQEQFRTGAMSLGWDPTTAQVVIEAHPITDVDADDNDAAQDEDGADEPEMLLVRMPVGTARAFAKRTREIVGAGRPACPLCGYPIDADGHICTFPEV comes from the coding sequence ATGCCTACACGAGTTCACGAGTTTGCCTGGCCTGATCGGGTCGTCGTCGGCACCATTGGCCTTCCGGGGGCGCGCACGTTCTACCTGCAGGTGCGCGCAGGGAAGCAGATCGTGAGTATCGCGCTGGAGAAGCAGCAGTCGGCTCTGCTCGCAGATAAGATCGACGAAATTCTCGACCAGCTCATCACCGTCGAAGGCAACCCCTTCAGCGTTCCCACCAGCACCCCCGTCGAACTTGTCGACAATGACCAGCTCGAGGCCGTTCAGGAGCAGTTCCGCACCGGCGCCATGAGCTTAGGTTGGGACCCAACCACCGCCCAGGTCGTAATCGAGGCCCACCCCATCACCGATGTCGATGCTGATGACAACGACGCAGCGCAGGATGAGGACGGCGCTGATGAGCCCGAAATGCTGCTGGTGCGGATGCCGGTCGGCACCGCCCGCGCGTTCGCCAAGCGCACCCGGGAGATCGTGGGCGCAGGGCGTCCGGCTTGTCCGCTCTGCGGTTACCCCATAGACGCCGACGGGCACATCTGCACCTTTCCCGAGGTCTGA
- a CDS encoding VOC family protein: MTVTFNHTIVYATDKRHSAEFLANVLGLPKPQAMWSFMTVSLDHGVALDFATADRPISPQHYAFLVSEEDFDGIIARIQAQDIPYWADPGRARPQQINHNDGGRGVYFADPDGHFLEAITRPYGSGAT; this comes from the coding sequence ATGACGGTCACTTTCAACCACACCATCGTCTACGCAACGGACAAGCGCCATTCGGCGGAGTTCCTGGCCAACGTGCTCGGACTCCCGAAACCCCAAGCCATGTGGTCCTTCATGACCGTGTCCCTCGACCACGGAGTGGCCCTCGATTTCGCCACGGCAGACCGGCCCATCTCCCCGCAGCACTACGCCTTCCTGGTCAGCGAGGAGGACTTCGACGGAATCATCGCAAGGATTCAGGCCCAGGACATCCCCTACTGGGCAGACCCGGGACGGGCTCGCCCGCAGCAGATCAACCACAACGACGGCGGACGTGGCGTCTATTTCGCGGATCCGGACGGGCACTTCCTCGAAGCGATCACGCGTCCGTACGGATCGGGCGCCACGTGA
- a CDS encoding DNRLRE domain-containing protein, giving the protein MDTYVQADRATSNFGASIRLSTEGRANIWRNSLLRFSVQVPSGEHVVSAKLRAYSETSTSSTEFVDVFTTTGGWTERGVTWNSAPARGTWLGKAGGFATGSWVEWDVTKGVNAKGGEQNFKLESNARKWIGFKSRESSNSALRPKLVVTTAPDTATSMEAAVIHGWGARVAGDEFNYSGAPDATKWNVYNSAGHAGNGFRSLQQVTVDGSKMVMTGTQDGTTAGMGAKFANQKYGRWEVRAAGSGDNEYHMVSILWPDSENWPCDGEIDYAETTGDWNVIKFFHHYGCSNLQTSLSKPLDVTQLHNYALDWSPRGIVGYVDGVKWFEDTDPAHQPPGPMHQTLQLDWFPDSTANGPGEMRVDWVRVYAAG; this is encoded by the coding sequence ATGGATACTTACGTGCAGGCGGACAGGGCGACTTCGAACTTTGGGGCCAGTATCCGTTTATCTACAGAAGGCCGTGCGAATATCTGGCGGAACTCGCTTTTACGGTTCTCCGTGCAAGTTCCCTCTGGCGAACATGTTGTTTCAGCCAAACTTCGGGCGTATTCCGAGACATCTACAAGTTCCACTGAGTTCGTGGATGTCTTTACTACAACTGGCGGCTGGACAGAGAGGGGCGTCACTTGGAATAGCGCACCGGCACGCGGGACATGGCTCGGGAAGGCTGGCGGATTCGCCACCGGCTCCTGGGTTGAATGGGATGTAACCAAGGGCGTCAACGCGAAGGGCGGCGAGCAGAACTTCAAGCTGGAAAGCAACGCGCGGAAGTGGATCGGGTTCAAGTCTAGGGAATCGTCGAACTCCGCCCTGCGCCCAAAACTGGTGGTGACGACTGCGCCTGACACGGCAACCTCCATGGAGGCAGCCGTGATCCATGGGTGGGGTGCGCGTGTAGCTGGGGACGAGTTCAATTATTCGGGCGCGCCCGATGCCACGAAGTGGAATGTCTACAACAGTGCCGGCCACGCGGGCAACGGTTTCCGGAGTCTTCAGCAGGTTACCGTAGATGGTTCCAAAATGGTCATGACTGGGACCCAGGATGGCACGACTGCCGGGATGGGTGCGAAGTTTGCAAACCAGAAGTACGGGCGGTGGGAAGTCCGGGCGGCCGGGTCCGGTGATAACGAATACCATATGGTGTCCATCCTGTGGCCCGATAGTGAAAATTGGCCGTGTGACGGCGAGATTGACTACGCGGAGACGACTGGCGACTGGAACGTCATCAAGTTCTTCCACCACTATGGGTGCTCGAACTTGCAGACGTCATTGTCCAAGCCGCTGGACGTTACGCAGTTGCACAACTACGCGCTTGACTGGTCTCCGCGCGGAATCGTGGGCTACGTTGATGGCGTGAAGTGGTTTGAAGACACCGACCCCGCGCATCAGCCTCCCGGTCCGATGCACCAGACCTTACAACTGGACTGGTTCCCTGACAGCACTGCCAACGGCCCCGGCGAGATGAGGGTGGATTGGGTCCGCGTGTACGCGGCGGGCTGA
- a CDS encoding lytic transglycosylase domain-containing protein: MLRLKRLMIFSLFAVSLITAFSFWAIREPGADARGTLSAPPRAVAQLEMLSSGITTAVNVTPSPDAQWLNRAAAQTGIPARALRAYVSAAATATDSAPTCGIGWNTVAAVGSVESAHGTYGGGSLNAAGQASGPIVGPSLNGVGFAAIADTDAGTLDGDSRWDHAVGPMQFIPTTWQLVGRDGNGDGTADPFNIDDAALSAATYLCANGRDLATAQGWTDAVYSYNQSDPYIRQVRAQATAYAVKTGTAE, encoded by the coding sequence GTGCTCCGTCTAAAACGCCTTATGATTTTCAGCTTGTTCGCGGTTTCCCTCATCACCGCATTCTCGTTCTGGGCAATTCGGGAGCCCGGCGCAGACGCCCGTGGGACACTTTCTGCACCCCCGCGAGCGGTGGCGCAACTAGAAATGTTGTCCAGCGGCATTACCACCGCCGTGAACGTGACGCCGAGCCCGGATGCCCAGTGGCTCAACCGGGCTGCCGCACAGACTGGGATTCCTGCCCGCGCGCTCCGGGCCTATGTTTCTGCGGCAGCCACGGCCACCGATTCCGCTCCGACGTGCGGGATCGGCTGGAACACCGTGGCAGCCGTCGGCTCCGTCGAATCAGCGCATGGAACCTACGGTGGCGGCAGCCTCAACGCCGCAGGGCAGGCGAGCGGACCAATTGTGGGCCCGAGCCTCAATGGCGTCGGATTCGCCGCCATCGCCGACACGGACGCGGGTACCCTGGACGGCGACTCCCGCTGGGACCACGCTGTCGGGCCCATGCAGTTCATTCCCACCACCTGGCAGCTTGTAGGGCGGGACGGGAACGGGGACGGAACAGCGGACCCGTTCAATATCGACGACGCCGCCCTCAGTGCGGCGACCTATCTGTGCGCAAACGGCCGTGACCTCGCGACCGCCCAAGGATGGACAGACGCCGTGTACTCCTACAACCAGTCCGATCCCTACATTCGCCAGGTGCGGGCCCAAGCCACCGCATACGCCGTGAAGACGGGCACCGCCGAATGA
- a CDS encoding dihydrofolate reductase family protein, which translates to MRKLIYGMNLTLDGYIAAAGDDIGWGGPSDELFQWWLDQERASSLSLYGRKLWETMSSYWPTGDQQPNATPAEIEFARNWRDTPKVVFSSTIEKVDWNTRLVTGDAVAEITRLKAEDGGPISVGGATLAGAAMRAGLIDEYALATHPVLVGGGTPFFTSLDSWVNLNLVETRTFPDGVVLTRYETRR; encoded by the coding sequence GTGCGGAAACTGATCTACGGCATGAATCTGACCCTGGACGGCTACATCGCCGCGGCCGGCGACGACATCGGCTGGGGCGGGCCGAGCGACGAACTGTTCCAGTGGTGGCTCGACCAGGAGCGGGCTAGCAGCCTGTCGCTGTACGGGCGCAAGCTCTGGGAGACCATGAGCTCCTACTGGCCCACTGGCGACCAGCAGCCCAACGCCACCCCGGCGGAGATTGAGTTCGCGCGGAACTGGCGGGACACGCCAAAGGTGGTGTTCTCCTCGACGATCGAGAAGGTCGACTGGAACACCCGCCTGGTCACCGGCGACGCGGTCGCCGAGATCACCCGGCTCAAGGCCGAGGACGGCGGCCCGATCAGCGTCGGCGGCGCAACGCTCGCCGGGGCTGCCATGCGGGCCGGGCTGATCGACGAATACGCGCTAGCCACCCATCCGGTCCTGGTGGGCGGCGGCACTCCGTTCTTCACATCGCTGGACAGCTGGGTGAACCTGAACCTGGTGGAGACGCGGACGTTTCCCGATGGTGTGGTCCTGACCCGGTACGAGACGAGGCGCTGA
- a CDS encoding NUDIX domain-containing protein has product MNGRHQLTPVSSVIFRQAEFVLLQLRRGTGYLDGYWATAAAGHIEANESAQDAACREVLEELGLSIDGSDLLPLVVMHRNQEHGETFGGRVDFFYQCTAWPSEPHLMEQDKASDLRWFHLDDLPSPVVPHELHVLESLRSGMPAIVSVGFSSSAAIE; this is encoded by the coding sequence GTGAATGGACGACACCAGCTAACTCCAGTCAGTTCCGTCATCTTCAGACAAGCCGAATTTGTGCTTCTACAACTGCGCCGAGGAACTGGTTATCTGGATGGGTACTGGGCTACAGCGGCCGCCGGCCACATTGAAGCCAACGAGTCTGCTCAGGACGCGGCGTGCCGTGAAGTCCTGGAAGAGCTTGGACTCTCAATTGATGGCAGCGATCTTCTGCCGCTAGTAGTCATGCACCGGAATCAGGAGCACGGGGAAACCTTTGGGGGTCGAGTGGACTTTTTCTACCAGTGCACAGCATGGCCATCCGAACCGCACCTGATGGAACAAGACAAGGCTTCTGATCTCAGGTGGTTCCACCTTGATGATTTACCGTCGCCGGTCGTCCCTCACGAGCTCCACGTCCTCGAGTCCCTTAGATCAGGAATGCCAGCGATCGTCTCTGTCGGATTTTCCTCCAGCGCGGCTATCGAATGA
- a CDS encoding NUDIX domain-containing protein — translation MTTRQFPFRPKTSGELEQGDIIAVPCEKGRCFVRQDGSMPLDDLLASLQEVPESGSRDAYLRFLTIAGDAALRRDGGPEHVTGSCFVFSPAFDRILLCFHRKGQFWVQFGGHIESKDASVAEAAQREAREESGIVDVVLLSTAIVDLDRHDLHAGFSCAAHWDVGFAATIDPDVEIAVSDESEDVRWFPIDELPDQVPTGFVARLEHVRRRSISLIG, via the coding sequence ATGACCACGCGCCAGTTCCCATTCCGCCCAAAAACCAGCGGAGAGCTGGAACAGGGGGATATCATTGCGGTTCCTTGCGAGAAAGGGCGTTGTTTCGTGCGCCAAGATGGCAGCATGCCTCTTGACGATCTGCTCGCCAGCCTCCAGGAAGTTCCTGAATCAGGTTCGCGTGACGCGTATCTTCGGTTCCTGACCATTGCCGGGGACGCGGCGTTGCGTCGCGATGGCGGCCCGGAGCATGTCACAGGGTCCTGCTTCGTCTTTTCACCTGCATTCGACCGTATTCTTCTGTGCTTCCACCGCAAGGGGCAGTTCTGGGTGCAGTTCGGCGGTCACATCGAGTCGAAGGACGCATCGGTGGCGGAAGCAGCACAAAGGGAAGCCCGCGAGGAGTCCGGAATTGTCGACGTTGTCCTGCTATCTACCGCGATCGTTGATCTTGACCGCCACGATCTGCACGCGGGATTCTCATGTGCCGCCCATTGGGATGTCGGATTCGCTGCAACCATCGACCCTGATGTGGAGATCGCCGTGAGTGATGAAAGCGAGGACGTCCGATGGTTCCCAATCGACGAACTGCCCGATCAGGTACCTACTGGCTTCGTCGCGCGCTTGGAACACGTCCGGCGTAGGTCAATCTCACTGATTGGCTGA
- a CDS encoding alpha/beta hydrolase has product MIRFEHRGIGASGQGNADRYTTRFFAADAVAVLQAAGVEAAHVYGHSMGGRVAQWVAIDQPHRVRALVLAATTGGRRQDSEQNNTAMAALLSGDFELMIPLLFDPEWANQHPDVTRTFVDSQASAWVKSRHFKASREHDAWDDLASIKAPTLILHGTDDALTPLWNGTLLHQHIRRSTLVRVPGARHGLHLDHPETANWIRQFISAKSTR; this is encoded by the coding sequence GTGATCCGCTTCGAACATCGAGGGATCGGTGCCAGCGGCCAAGGCAATGCCGACCGGTACACAACGAGGTTCTTTGCAGCCGACGCGGTCGCGGTCCTTCAGGCTGCCGGCGTAGAGGCCGCTCACGTGTACGGCCATTCGATGGGTGGCAGGGTCGCCCAATGGGTTGCCATCGATCAGCCGCACCGGGTGCGTGCCCTCGTACTGGCCGCAACCACCGGAGGGCGGCGCCAGGACTCCGAGCAGAACAACACCGCCATGGCCGCACTGCTGAGCGGGGACTTCGAGCTCATGATCCCGCTCCTATTTGATCCCGAATGGGCGAATCAGCATCCCGACGTAACGCGCACCTTCGTTGATTCGCAGGCATCGGCCTGGGTAAAATCCCGCCATTTCAAGGCCAGCCGGGAGCATGACGCGTGGGACGACCTGGCTTCAATCAAGGCCCCGACGCTCATCCTCCACGGCACGGACGACGCTCTGACGCCGCTGTGGAACGGCACATTGCTCCATCAACACATCCGCCGCTCCACCCTCGTACGGGTTCCCGGCGCACGTCACGGCCTGCATCTCGACCATCCAGAAACCGCCAACTGGATCCGACAATTCATCTCAGCCAAAAGCACGCGATGA
- a CDS encoding histidine phosphatase family protein, translated as MATVILVRHGRTTANATGLLAGRAVGVSLDQIGRDQAALTGDRLAAVPLAGVVSSPLERCQQTAQLILDRQAGTPHAPVEPDLTECDYGQWQGRTLSDLATEDLWPVVQSQPSAVVFPGGEPMAAMQARSVAAIRRHDAAFEAEYGPGAVWVAVSHGDIIKSILADALGMHLDLFQRINVGPASVSIVRYGASRPSVYATNTDAGDLSWLSNGIHSGDAPVGGGAGLRAP; from the coding sequence ATGGCGACAGTTATTCTCGTGCGGCACGGCCGCACCACGGCAAATGCCACTGGGCTGCTGGCCGGTCGGGCCGTCGGCGTCAGTCTGGACCAGATCGGGCGGGACCAGGCGGCTCTGACCGGAGACCGGCTCGCGGCCGTGCCTCTAGCCGGGGTGGTGTCGAGCCCTCTTGAGCGTTGTCAGCAGACCGCCCAGCTCATCCTTGATCGCCAGGCCGGCACGCCGCACGCGCCGGTCGAACCGGATCTCACCGAGTGCGACTACGGCCAGTGGCAGGGCCGCACGCTCAGTGATCTCGCGACCGAGGATTTGTGGCCGGTTGTGCAGTCGCAACCGTCCGCCGTCGTCTTTCCCGGCGGTGAACCCATGGCTGCGATGCAGGCTAGGTCGGTGGCAGCGATTCGACGCCACGATGCAGCCTTCGAGGCCGAGTACGGGCCGGGGGCCGTGTGGGTGGCGGTCAGCCACGGCGACATCATCAAGTCAATCCTCGCCGACGCGCTGGGCATGCACCTTGACCTGTTCCAGCGTATTAACGTGGGCCCCGCCTCGGTATCGATCGTGCGCTACGGCGCTAGCCGGCCGAGCGTCTACGCGACCAACACCGACGCGGGTGATCTGTCGTGGCTGTCAAACGGCATCCACTCTGGCGATGCGCCGGTGGGCGGCGGTGCAGGGCTAAGGGCGCCATGA